The DNA window ACCCCAGTGACCGCCAGGCATTGGATCTGACGGTGGGGTTCCGACCAACGCGGCCACGGCCAGCGGCGGAGGGAGTGCTAGAGCAGGGTGCCGCGCAGGATGACGAGCGCCACCGAGAAGTAGATCACCAGCCCGGTGACATCGACCAGCGTCGCGACAAATGGCGCCGATGCGCTGGCGGGATCAAACCCGATCCGTTTCAGGGCGAACGGCAGCATCGACCCCGAGAGGGAGCCAAAGGTGACGATGCCGACCAGCGCTGTGCCAACCGTCGCTGCAATCAGCGGCCAGTGCGGGCCGTAATCGTAGAAACCGAAATACTGCCACAGCGTGATACGGCAGACACCGACAACGCCAAGGATCGATCCCAGCACGAGGCCGGTCGGCAATTCTCGCAGCGCAACCCGCCACCAGTCGCCGAGGCCGATCTCGCGCAGTGCTAGCGCGCGGATAACCAGCGAGGTCGCTTGCGAGCCGGAATTGCCGCCGGAACTCATGATCAGCGGGATGAAAAGGGTGAGCACGATCGCCTTCTCCAACTCGCTCTCGTAGCTCTGCATGGCGTTGGCGGTGAGCATTTCGCTGAGGAACAAGGCGCAGAGCCAGCCGGCCCGCTTCTGGATCATGGCGAGGAAGCTCATCTTCATGTAGGGCTCGTCGAGCGCCTCCATGCCGCCGAAGCGGTGCACGTCCTCCGTCGTTTCCTCGATCATCGTATCGATGATGTCGTCGATGGTGACGATGCCGAGAATCTTGCCATGGTCGACGACCGGGACGGCGAGCAGGTCGTATTTGGAGATCGTCTGCGCCAGGTTTTCGCGATCGGTCAGCGGTGTGACCGTGACCGGCATGCGGTCCGGCGCCACCGACAGGATCGGATCGTCCGGCTCACCGGTGATGAGCCGGCGCAAGCCGGTCGACCGCACCAGAAGGTGCGTCTGCGGATCGACGATGTAGATCGCGTAGACGGTTTCGCGCGTCCGCTCGACCTTGCGGATATAGTCGAGCGTGCGCCCGACGGTCCAGTCCGAGGGAACGCTGACGAACTCCGTCGTCATGATCGATGCGGCGCTGCCTTCGGGATAGCCCAGAATGGAAAGCAACGTCGCGCGCAACGGCGGCGCCAGCGCGCCGAGCAGTTCGGAGCGTGCCGGCTCGTCGAGCTCGCGCAGGATGTCGGCCGCCCGGTCGACAGACATGGCGGTGAGCAGCTTGCTTGCCTTGGAGCGGGGCAGGGCCTCCGCGAGTTCAGGCGCACTCTCGAGTTCGGGCTGATCGAAAATCTCGACCAGCCGCTCGAAGGGTACGGCGCAAAGCAGTTCCGTCGCGGTTTCACGCGATTCATGGTTGAGAGCCTCGACCACGTCGGCGACATGGTCGTTTGCAAGGATGCGGGCGATGGCGACGGCCTCGTCGTCCGCTACAGGGAAGAAATCGTTCATGGCTCACTCCTTGCCGTCCGGCAGGACATGAACCATTCAGGTCACGTCTAGGCGGACGGCGGTTGCGTTCGACTAATACTGTCGCCAGGCATGGCGCGGTGACCTTTCTGCTTGCGGGTTCGCGTTTGACTATCAGCAAGCCGGCGCAACATAGGAGCGCGCCTTGCCGAGTCAATCGCGGTGACGATGGAAAACGGTGCCTGATCGCTCCGATCGCGACACTGTGATCGCCGACTGCCGTTTTGTCCGGCAAGTCGAAGTGAATGCATCGTTATTTCTGTTTCAGCCGACGCGAGAAACGCAACCATTTGTCTTCGACCGCCCGTGGCTGGGCCAGGATCGTGGTGAGTTCGACGGGCAGGGTCGGAACCAGCGGCTTCTTGGTGGCGACACCGTCGGCGATCATGACGAGCGAGTGGTAGAACTCGGTGCCGGCAGCCGATCTGGGCGCTACCGCCTCATGCATGACGCTGATCACCGTGACATCGGGGCAATTGTCCTTGATCGCCTGGTGGAAGGCAATCTTGCCCTCCGGGTCGAGCGCACCGGTCGCCTCGTCGAGGAACAGGAGGCCCGGCTGCTGCAGGATGATGCGGGCCACCACCAGCTTCTGTTTCTGGCCGCCCGACAGGACCTGATCCCAGCTTTTGCCCTCGCGGTTTTCATTGGCCATGTGTTCGATGAAGTCACCAAGGCCAGCCTTGTGCAGCGCCGACGCGACTTGAGCATCGCCGTGGTCGTGTTCGGAGCCCGGCAGGCAGACCAGCTGTTTCAGCGACACCTGCTGCAGCTTGACCTCCTGGGCGGCATAGAAACTCTTCACTCCGTCGGGGAAGACGATGGTGCCGCGGCCATAGGGCCAGAGGCCGTTGATCGCCTTTATCAACGAGGTCTTGCCGCAGCCGGATTCACCTTTCAGGAACGTCCACTCGCCGCGCCGGAAGCGCAGGTTCGCGGCGCTGAGGAACGGCGTCGCATCCTCGCCCTGATGCGCCAATTCGAGTTTCTGGATGGTCAGGCCGAAAACCGGATTCTGGCTGGCATAGTGGAAGTCCGAGCGGCCGGTCTGGCTGTAGAATTCCTGCGGGTGCTGGACGTTCTCGATGGCTCTCGCCAATTCGGTGACACGCTGGCTGTTGGCACGCAGCGTGGCGATGGCAGGCATGACATGGATGAACCACGAACACTGGCTGATAAGTTGGGCGACCATTTCCGAGCCCGTGATGTAGCCCTTGTAGTCCAAGCGGCTGTGGATGAAGGGCACGAGCCCCGGCGCATAGGCCACGATACGGGCGCCGACGAAATTGTAGATCAGTTCGAACGACATATAACTGGTGTTGACGACATTCAGCCGGCCCCACGTGCGATCGATATCGATGTAGAGACGGTCGTGCATCATCTTCTGCACGTCCTCACCGTGCGACGCGGCGACATGGAAGCTGCGGCGCAGGAATGTCGTCAGCTCGCCGCGATAGCTGCCCTCGGCTTTCTGCATGCGGATATTAAGTCGTTCCAGCAGGCTGCCGAGCTTGACGGCGATCCAGGTGTTGAGCGGCACGTAAGTGGCAACAGCCAGAAGCGCGAGGACAGCGCTGCCATAGCTACCCAGGAACTCCAGGCCTTTGACCTCCACCGACGACTGGATCAGGTTCTGACCGATAAAATAGAGCGAAGTTGCCAGGCCCAGCACGCCCATAGCGAGACCTATAGCGCCGCCGGTCATGTCCTTGATCGATTCCTGGATGCGCTGGTCGATGTTGTCGGGCGTGACGGCGCCGCCGGCCACGGACCCATGCTGTGCATGGAAATGGGTATGATTGCCGTCGAGCAAGGCCTGGTTGAACTTGCCGTTCAGCCAGCCACGCCATTTGCGGTGCAAGGTCGCGGAGACGAGATTGCGCACGCCGGTAAAGCCGACGTCCTTGAGAACGACCAGCAACACCAATATGCCGGCATTGGTCAGGATGGTCTCAAGCGGGCGGGTATTGGCGGCATCGTGGAGAAAGGCAATCGAATTGACCAATTCGCCGGAAGCCATGGCAAACCAAACGCTGGCCTTGCTGGATAGGGCGGTCAACAGCGCGATGACGATGGTCAGCGTCCAGGCTTCTTTCCACCGATCCGACAGCCAGTAGGCCCGCATCAGCCCCCAGAAACTGCGCATCGAGGATACCGGCGTCAAATGCGACGGCCCTGTGGCGCCGCTGTGTAGTCCATCCGGTACTGACTCCTGCGATCGTCTGCCGATCCGAATCACGATCCCGCCCAAACCTTTTTTTGTTTTGTTACGGATGGTAACACCAATTGATCATTTTCCATTAATTTTTGTAGAGGGGCGGCCGGATAAAGGGCGCCGGCCGTGTCGGCAAGGCAACAGAGCGGGTTTCCAGGACGTCGCGCGCAAGCCTGCTGAAAAGCGATTTAATATAATGATATCATTTGTTTACCGGGTGCGATGACGTGGCACACACACCTTCCCCAGGGGAAGGTATTCACACGATTTCGTGACCTTGTTTTGGCTTGTTGGATTTGCCGATTTTTCATTGCAGGCTAACCAGATTCCGGAAAACAGCCCGTCACAATGTGTCAACGGCCCTGTCCCAAAGGCCGAACAATGACCTGAAAAAGTCTCCGCGGCAGGCGAAGGGAATGACAGGTCAGCCGACTGTGTCCAGCTCGCCGCGGGCCTTGGCCGCCGCCACCTCACGGATGGCATCGGCCAGCGTGTCGACGTCCTGCGCGCCCATCACGGCATATTTGCCTTCAAGCAGAAAACACGGCACGCCTGATATGCCCATGCGCGAAGCCGTGGCGATCTCGGTGCGCACCTCTTCGACATCGGCGTCGGTCGGCAAGAGCGTCGCCACCACGGATGCGTCCATGCCGGCCTCGCGGGCGGCTTCGACCAACACGGCATGGTCGCCAATGTTGACGCCCTCCTCGAAATTCAGCTGGAACAGGCGGCGGACCAGTCTGTTCTGCACCGCTTCACTGGCGGCGCCAGCCCAGCGGATCAGGCGGTGCGCATCCAGCGTGTTGGGCGCCACCTTGATGGCATCGAAGGCAAAGGAAATGCCCTCGGCGTCGCCAAGCGGTTCGATGCGGGCATGGATCTCGCGAATGCGCTCGTCGCTGCCGAACTTGGCCAGCATATACTCCCGGCGGTCCTTGCCCTGCGGCGGAATGGTCGGATCGAGCTGGAACGGCCGCCAGCGTATGTGCACATCTACATCACCGGCCGCGGTAACCGCCTTGTCCAGCCGCTTCTGACCGATGAAGCACCACGGACAGACGACGTCCGACACCACATCAACGGTTATGGCGTTCGCTTCGCTCATCTCGATCTCCGGATTTTCAGTTCGGTTTGCGCCACCATGTCGGCAGCTGATAACCGAATATGGGCGTCTTCCGCGGATGTTCCAGATAATTCCAGTACGCCAGCCACTGCTGCGTGTTGTACTGCATCGGCACCATATAGTTGCCCGAGATCAGCAACCGGTCGAGAACGCGAACGGCGGCGACATAGTCCTCCTTGGTGTGTGCGTTCAGCATGGCGTCGATCGCGGCATCGATTGCCGGGTCGGCGACACCGGCAAGATTGAACGATCCTTCGGTCCTGGCCGCAGTGGACGACCAACGCCCGATCTGCTCGATGCCCGGGGACAAGGAATTGTTGAAGCCGCTCGAGCCGACCAGCACCTCGAAGTCGAAACGTTGCTTGCGCGACTGGATCTGGTCGCCGTCCAGGCTGCGGATGCTGACGTTGATGCCGATCTTTTCCAGTGTGCGCTGGTAGATGCCGGCCAAGCGTTCTTCGTCCTGCGAAGCGGTCAGGATCTCGAATCCGAAAGGTTTGCCGTCAGAATCGAGCATTATGCCGTCCTGCACGCGGTAACCGATGCTTTTCAGGAGATCGAAAGCGGCCTTAAGCACCTTGCGGTCCTGGCCTGAACCGTCGGTGACCGGCGGTTTCCATGTACCGTCCATGATTTCGGCCGGCACGCGGCCGGGGTAGGGGGCCAGCAACGCCCTTTCCCTGTCGTCGGCCGGGTGGCCAAGCGCGGAGAGCTCGGAATTCTGCCAGTAGCTCATCGTGCGCGTGTATTTGCCGCCGAACAGGTTCTTGTTGGCCCATTCGAAATCGTAAAGCATGCCGAGCGCGCGCCGAACCACCGGGTTGGAGAATTTCGGCAGCCTGGTGTTGAACAGGAAACCGGTCACGACAGGCGGGATGCCAGTGTCGAAAGTTTCGGAAACCACCTCACCCCTGTGGAAGGCGGGAAAGTCGAGATCGCGCTCGCGCTTCACCGGATCACCGTCGTCGTCGATGGCGCAAAGGCCCTTCTTGAAGGCTTCGAGCTTGGCGTTGGCATTGAGGAAATATTCGATGGTGATCTGGTCGTAATTGTCGAAGCCGCGCTTGGCGGGTACGTCCTTGCCCCAGTAGTCCGGATTGCGCTTGAAGACGATGCGCTGGCCGGGCGTCACCTGCGCGATCGTGTAGGGTCCGCTGCCGATCAACGGCTTCAGCGTCGTCCTGTCGAATGTGTCCATGTCAAAGGCATGCTTGGGGATGATCGGCGTCAGCGCGATGATCAGGGGAAATTCGCGATCGGCCTTGTCGTTGAAAGTGAAGCGCACGCTGTGGTCGCCGGTCTTTTCGAGCTTGGCGATCCTTGCCATGCGGTCGCTGTAGGGTGGGCGGCCCTTTTGCGTAAAGGCATCATAGGTGAACAGCACGTCTTCCGGTGTCACCGGCTGTCCGTCCGACCATTTGGCCTTTGGGTTGAGATGGAATTCGATGCTCTTGCGCTCCGGGTCCATGTCGGCGGTATCGGCGAGCAGCCCATAGAGCGTGAAAGCCTCATCCGCGCTGCGCTGCATCAGCGGCTCGAAGACCAGATTGCCGAAGATCGTGTCCATCATGCCGCGCGCGGTCGTACGCAGGCTTTTCAGAATGAAAGGGTTGAGGTTGTCGAAGCTGCCGACGACGCAATAGGTGATGCTGCCGCCCTTCGGCGCGTCGGGATTGACGTAGCTGAAATGCGCGTAGTCCGGCGGCAGGGCCGGTTCGCCCTGCATGGCAATCGCGTATCTTGGCTCCGACAGCGCCGGCAGCGACAGGGTGAGAAACGATATCGCGGTGATCAGCCAAACAAGAACGCGGCCCATGACCGTCTCCTTAACAGGTCGGCTTGATGATTCGGTGAGCACCCTAGCATGAGGCAGCTGCGTGCCGGCCAATGGTGTCATCAAGAATTACAAGTGAGCGGGCTGGATTCGGCACCGCTTGCAGTGTAACACGCCGTCCGAAGTCATTCTGTTGCCTCATTTCGGCAACAGGTAGCTGGACCACGCGGCGCAGAGAAGCCGGTTCCGGGATCATTTGAGAGGAAATGCACGACATGACGAGCCTGAACAGCAACGCGTACCGCCTGTCGGTCATGGCCGCTGGCGTGATCGGCTTTCTGGGCGCAGGACTTCCCGCGGCTTCCGCGCAGCAACAGCAGCAGATACCTCAGGGCTGGTTCAAGGCCTGCACCAAGCAGGAAGACGTCGATATCTGCAACGTCCAGAACATCGTCACCGCCGGCAACGGCCAGCTCGTCACCGGTGTCAGCCTGATCGAACTCAAGGGCAAGGTTAACCGCAAGGTATTCCAGGTCACGGTGCCGACCGGCCGCCTCGTGCCTCCCGGCATCGGCCTGCAGATCGACACCGGCAAGA is part of the Mesorhizobium loti genome and encodes:
- the mgtE gene encoding magnesium transporter, translated to MNDFFPVADDEAVAIARILANDHVADVVEALNHESRETATELLCAVPFERLVEIFDQPELESAPELAEALPRSKASKLLTAMSVDRAADILRELDEPARSELLGALAPPLRATLLSILGYPEGSAASIMTTEFVSVPSDWTVGRTLDYIRKVERTRETVYAIYIVDPQTHLLVRSTGLRRLITGEPDDPILSVAPDRMPVTVTPLTDRENLAQTISKYDLLAVPVVDHGKILGIVTIDDIIDTMIEETTEDVHRFGGMEALDEPYMKMSFLAMIQKRAGWLCALFLSEMLTANAMQSYESELEKAIVLTLFIPLIMSSGGNSGSQATSLVIRALALREIGLGDWWRVALRELPTGLVLGSILGVVGVCRITLWQYFGFYDYGPHWPLIAATVGTALVGIVTFGSLSGSMLPFALKRIGFDPASASAPFVATLVDVTGLVIYFSVALVILRGTLL
- a CDS encoding ABC transporter ATP-binding protein/permease, which codes for MRSFWGLMRAYWLSDRWKEAWTLTIVIALLTALSSKASVWFAMASGELVNSIAFLHDAANTRPLETILTNAGILVLLVVLKDVGFTGVRNLVSATLHRKWRGWLNGKFNQALLDGNHTHFHAQHGSVAGGAVTPDNIDQRIQESIKDMTGGAIGLAMGVLGLATSLYFIGQNLIQSSVEVKGLEFLGSYGSAVLALLAVATYVPLNTWIAVKLGSLLERLNIRMQKAEGSYRGELTTFLRRSFHVAASHGEDVQKMMHDRLYIDIDRTWGRLNVVNTSYMSFELIYNFVGARIVAYAPGLVPFIHSRLDYKGYITGSEMVAQLISQCSWFIHVMPAIATLRANSQRVTELARAIENVQHPQEFYSQTGRSDFHYASQNPVFGLTIQKLELAHQGEDATPFLSAANLRFRRGEWTFLKGESGCGKTSLIKAINGLWPYGRGTIVFPDGVKSFYAAQEVKLQQVSLKQLVCLPGSEHDHGDAQVASALHKAGLGDFIEHMANENREGKSWDQVLSGGQKQKLVVARIILQQPGLLFLDEATGALDPEGKIAFHQAIKDNCPDVTVISVMHEAVAPRSAAGTEFYHSLVMIADGVATKKPLVPTLPVELTTILAQPRAVEDKWLRFSRRLKQK
- a CDS encoding DsbA family oxidoreductase, yielding MSEANAITVDVVSDVVCPWCFIGQKRLDKAVTAAGDVDVHIRWRPFQLDPTIPPQGKDRREYMLAKFGSDERIREIHARIEPLGDAEGISFAFDAIKVAPNTLDAHRLIRWAGAASEAVQNRLVRRLFQLNFEEGVNIGDHAVLVEAAREAGMDASVVATLLPTDADVEEVRTEIATASRMGISGVPCFLLEGKYAVMGAQDVDTLADAIREVAAAKARGELDTVG
- a CDS encoding extracellular solute-binding protein gives rise to the protein MGRVLVWLITAISFLTLSLPALSEPRYAIAMQGEPALPPDYAHFSYVNPDAPKGGSITYCVVGSFDNLNPFILKSLRTTARGMMDTIFGNLVFEPLMQRSADEAFTLYGLLADTADMDPERKSIEFHLNPKAKWSDGQPVTPEDVLFTYDAFTQKGRPPYSDRMARIAKLEKTGDHSVRFTFNDKADREFPLIIALTPIIPKHAFDMDTFDRTTLKPLIGSGPYTIAQVTPGQRIVFKRNPDYWGKDVPAKRGFDNYDQITIEYFLNANAKLEAFKKGLCAIDDDGDPVKRERDLDFPAFHRGEVVSETFDTGIPPVVTGFLFNTRLPKFSNPVVRRALGMLYDFEWANKNLFGGKYTRTMSYWQNSELSALGHPADDRERALLAPYPGRVPAEIMDGTWKPPVTDGSGQDRKVLKAAFDLLKSIGYRVQDGIMLDSDGKPFGFEILTASQDEERLAGIYQRTLEKIGINVSIRSLDGDQIQSRKQRFDFEVLVGSSGFNNSLSPGIEQIGRWSSTAARTEGSFNLAGVADPAIDAAIDAMLNAHTKEDYVAAVRVLDRLLISGNYMVPMQYNTQQWLAYWNYLEHPRKTPIFGYQLPTWWRKPN
- a CDS encoding invasion associated locus B family protein — protein: MTSLNSNAYRLSVMAAGVIGFLGAGLPAASAQQQQQIPQGWFKACTKQEDVDICNVQNIVTAGNGQLVTGVSLIELKGKVNRKVFQVTVPTGRLVPPGIGLQIDTGKTQKLDYVICFPDRCVAEVPLTDQLVASFKKGQGITLTSINFQNQANPIKIALQGFSGAYDGPPLQQSDIEDRQKKLQDFVAKNNQDFAKKLKDEQDKAKTAN